Below is a genomic region from Sphingobacteriales bacterium.
TAATGAAGAAAAGACAAAGTATTGTATCCATCGTATCAAAACGTGAATTTCCGGGAAATTATATTCTTTGGGAAATACGTCCACCTGAAAAACTTGAATTTATTGTCCCCGGACAGTTTATAAGTGTTTTGGTGGAAAACAACCCCAAAGTATTTCTCAGACGTCCCTTTTCGATTCATCAGGTTGATTATCATTCAAATACAATTTGGTTTCTGATGAAAATGGTCGGAGAGGGTACCCGCTCTCTCGGATCACTCAGGGAAGGCGATCACATGGATATACTATATCCTCTGGGCAACGGATTCAGCTTAATTGAAAATGCAAACGTATTGCTTGTTGGAGGGGGATATGGAATAGCACCGCTGTATCATCTGGCAGAAGAGCTGATTCAGAAAAATACTCAGGTAACCTTTTTATTCGGAGCAAAAACAAACACTGACCTTATTTTGAAAGAGAAATTTGAAAAACATGGGAAATTAATGATAACCACTGAAGACGGAAGTGAAGGCTTTAAGGGAATGGTAATATCGCATCCTGTCTTAAGCCATCCGGAAAATAGAATTGATTTTATTTACACCTGCGGACCTGAAGCCATGATGTTTGCGGTAGCTGATATTGCGCTTAAACACAACATTGATTGCGAGTTATCGCTTGACCATGTCATGGGTTGCGGAATAGGGGTATGCCTGAGTTGTGTGGCAAAAACCGTCAGAGGGCACGAAACAAGCTGTATTCACGGACCTGTTTATAATTCAAAAGATTTGGTATGGTAGATTTAAGGGTAAATCTGAACGGACTGGAGCTGAAAAATCCGGTTATGACTGCCAGCGGAACCTGTGGTTTTGGTGAGGAACTGGTTGATTTTATGGATGTTTCTGCTCTCGGAGCCCTGGTGGTCAAAGGCACAACCCGTGAAAAAAGGGAAGGAAATCCCTATCCGCGAATTGCCGAAACGCCTTCCGGGATGCTTAATACCATTGGTTTACAAAACAAAGGTATTGATTATTTTGTCAATGAACTTTATCCTCGCATTTCGCACCTGAACGAACATATCATTGTCAATGTCTCGGGTTCAGTGGTGGAAGACTATGTTTATGTTTGTGAGCGGCTGGCCGATTTGCCCCGGTGCACGGCTGTTGAAGTCAATATTTCCTGCCCGAATATCAAGGAAGGAGGGTTGGCATTCGGAACATCCTGTCCGGCTGCTGCTCAGGTAACCAAAGAAGTCAGAAAGGTATGGAAACGACATATGATGGTGAAGTTGTCTCCTAATGTTACAAGCATTGCCGATGTTGCTATGGCAGTGGAGGCAGAAGGTGCTGATTCTGTATCGCTTGTAAATACTTTCCTCGCCATGGCTATTGATGCAGAAACCAGAAAACCGGTATTATCGACCATTACGGGTGGATTGTCGGGCCCTGCCATCAAGCCGATTGCTTTACGTATGGTCTGGCAGGTTCATCAGGCGGTAAAAATTCCGGTAGTCGGCATGGGAGGTATCATGAATGCACGTGATGCTGTGGAGTTCATGCTGGCTGGTGCTTCTGCCGTTCAGGTCGGGACAGCTACTTTTATTGATCCTGCTTCCTGCATTAAAATCATCTCAGGATTGGAGGAATATTGCGAAAGACATGGATTTTCTTCCGTCTCCGCTTTAACAGGTGCGCTTGAATATTGACACCTGCTTATTAATCGACATTATCACTCAGAAAGGAATTTTCTTCCTTTAATTCCGGCCCTTTTTCGGCATCATCATCAAGTACAAAACGCGATATTTCTATCTCATCAGCGGATGGAACATCGGTCAATGTTACTTTCTTCCTTAGATAGGCAGGGATGGTTTCAATTTTTTCAAAATATGCCGGATTCTTTAAATCAGGAAGTGATTGGGTATCTGCCTGTTTGGGCTTTTTAATATATGGATCAGGGGTTTTATCAAAGTTGAGTTTCAGTTGTTCAAATTTTTTCTCCTGCTCTTCATCTTCCAGAATAATTATTTCATCTTCATCCTCATCAATTGGGGGTTCAGACTTTTCTGTTTCCTGAAGCTTAGGTTTTTCGCTGATAACCGGCTCTTCTTTTGGGGAATCTTTTGTCCTGCCTTCCAGAGATGTGGCGATAAGGGTAACGGATAATGCTTTGCCAAGTGCGGGATAGTTGCAATATCCCAGTTTCATATCTACTTCATTTCCAACCTCCTGGCGAATATAATCTGTGATTTTGGTTACTTCTTCCACCTGAATCTCTTCTTCACCATAAGAGAGGTTGAGGAGTATATGCTGAGCACCACGGATATCTTTTTCTTTCAGCAGCGGGGAGTTTAATGCAGCTTTTACAGCTTTGGTAGCCCTGTCTTCTCCTTCTGCCTTGCCATTACCCATGATGGCCGTACCACTGTTTTTCATAATGGCTTTGACATCTTCAAAATCGACATTCATTTCACCCGGAACCGTGATAATTTCAGCAATACCTTTTGCAGCAGTTGCCAATACATTGTCGGCATGAGAAAAAGCTTTTGTCAGCGGAAGTCCGTTGAACATTTCAAGCAGTTTTTCGTTCCGGATAATCAGGAGGGCATCCACATATTTCCGAAGCTCTTCAATACCTTCTTCAGCGGCTTTTATGCGTTTAGGCCCTTCAAACTGAAAGGGGAAAGTAACAATGCCAACCGTCAGTAAGCCCATTTCCTGCGATAACTGTGCAATAACCGGAGCAGCACCCGTACCGGTACCTCCGCCCATTCCAGCTGTAATAAAAAGCATTTTAGTATCCCCACCAATGGCAGCTTTAATTTTTTCAATGTCATCCAGGGCAGCACGTTTCCCGATTTCCGGGTCTCCGCCTACGCCTCTTCCGGCAGTGAGTTTACTGCCTATCTGTATTTTTCCTGCAACCGGACTTTTTTCCAACGCCTGATTATCTGTGTTACAAACAAGAAATTCAACGCCTGTTATACCTTCTTTAAACATATAACTCACTGCATTGCTCCCGCCTCCACCTACTCCGATAACCTTGATAATGGAGGTTTCATCTTTCTGGAAATCAAAATTTAGCTTTACCATAATTTTTCTTTTTCAGTTTTTAAAATCTTCCTGTCCGTCTTTCAGCCACTCCTTTATTTTTGAGGCAATGGACGAAAAACCACTTCTTCTGATAGGCTGATTACCCTTTTCAATTTCTTTAACCTCTTTTTTGGCGTTCTTCAGGGCAAAGAGCATTAAGCCTATACCAGTAGAATAAACAGGACTATTAATATCTTCTATAACCCCTTTTGCCAGATATTCGGCAGGATAACCTAATCTGACATCAATACCCGTACGGTATTCAACAAGCTGAGGCAGGTGTTTGAGCAAGGCTCCTCCTCCGGTCAGCACTATTCCGCCCTGTAATTTTTTCTCATATCCCGAACTTTTGATCTGAAAAATCACATGATCAAAGATTTCTTCCACACGTGACTGAATGATTTTAGCCAGATTTACGCTGGATATTTCCCTCGGTGGACGATCTTTCAGCATGGGAATAGAGATCCGGACATTTTGTTTGGCTTCGTTGGCAAGGGCCGAACCAAATTTGATTTTTAGCTTCTCAGCCTGAGAATAAAGTACATTACACCCGATTTTTATGTCATTGGTAATGACTTCGCCACCAAGCGGAATGACAGCAGTATGCCTCAGTATATTGTCCTGAAATATAGCAATATCAGTTGTTCCGCCTCCAATATCAATCAGTGCGACACCGGCTTCTTTTTCTTCTTCGAAAAGGACAGCCTCAGCAGAAGCCAGAGGTTCGAGAATAGTGTCTATTTCAGTCAGGTTGGCTTTGGTGATACATCTCGAAATGTTTTTGGTGGCAGTGGTCTGGGCGGTAATGATGTGAAAATTGCCTTCAAGCCTGACACCGGCCATTCCTATCGGATGTTTTATACCCCTTTCATTATCAACGATATAGTCCTGCGGAATGACATGGATTATTTCTTCTCCCGGGTCGAGGGCTACTTTATGCATATCGCTCATGAGCCTGTCAATGTCTTCCTGTGATATTTCGTCTTCGGCATTGTTTCTGGTAATCTGCCCCCTGTGATGCAGACATTTCACATGCTGACCGGCAATACCGACATAAACCGACTTGATATCCACATTGGCCATATTGGCTGCTCTTTCTATCGCAAAACGGATAGCTTCCACTGTGCGGTCAATGTTAATGACGATACCCCTGACTACGGCATCTTTTGAGGGCGCTGTTCCGTATCCAAGAATGTTGAGCTTATTCTTGTCCACCTGTTCACCGACCAATGCTGCTATTTTGGTAGTCCCGATGTCTAATCCGACTATTATTTCCCTGTTACTCATGGTTTTTAATTTACTACTATTTGTTTTTCAAATCTTAAATCAACTTTTTTATAGTTTTTCCAGCCTTCAGCCGGAATTATTTTTTCGTAAAAAATTTTCAGTTTTCTGAATTTCTTATCGAGGTTTTCAATCTTACCTAATAAAATTTCAAAATTTCCTATCCTCGGAATGATGGTTATTTCTTTGTTGAAATCTACATAAATCTGTCCGGTAAGAGAAGACAGAAATTTGTCGTTGCTGATAAAAGTGGCAAGTTCGAAAAGTTTTTTATCATAATCCGGATAGGTGGAAGTCGAATAGGTATGTCCTGTCGCAACGGGTACTTTGGGAGAAAATTTGGGAGAAATGCCCATTTTTTTCCCTTTTTCATCAATATAATAATTTTCGTTATAGACAGACATAATTCTGATGATTGGTTTTCTGAAACTTAAGTCCACAAATATATTTCCTTTCAAATCATTGTAAATATCCACATTATCAACAAGGCTGTTATTTTTTAGAAATTTTTCGAGTAAATAAAAGTTTGTTTCACTGATTGGCTGATTTTTAAATGCCCTGCCGTTTTTTTCAGTCAACATGGCAAGGATGTCATTTTTATCGAGAAAACGAAGTTCATCTTCATTTTCTATGTTGATTATCAGATTAGAGCAAAGTATTTTACTGACCGATCTGCTGGCAAAAGATGCAAAAAAGAAAAAAGCTGCTACAAACAGCATCGGAAAGAAATAATTTCGGATGAGAAATTTTATGTCAAGCCATATTTTCTTAAAATCAGCCATTTTTCTGAAGAATGTTTTTAATCGGTTCAACCAGACGGTCAATATCGCCAGCGCCAAGGGTCAGCAGAACACCTGAGCTGAAATCAGCCAGTAATTCAGGCAAATACTCTTTACTGACAAGCATTTTGTTTGGATTATCAATCATTTCGAGGAGCATATAAGAGCTGACACCTTCAATGGGGCTTTCACGGGCAGGATAGATGTCGAGCAGGATGACTTCATCGAGCCAGGCAAGACTTTGGGCAAAGCCGGTAGCCAGGTCGCGGGTGCGGCTGTACAGATGAGGCTGGAAGATGCCGGTTATTTTTTTATCAGGATATAAAGCTCTGGCTGTTTCAATGGCTGCTGTCAGTTCGGTCGGATGATGGGCATAATCATCGATAAAGACTATTTCTTTGCTTTTCAGAATAAATTCAAATCGCCTTTTTACCCCGCAAAAGCTTTCTGCAGCCTTCTTTATGGTTTTTTCTTCAATTTCCGTCAATGAAGACAGAACACCCATGGCAGCCATGAAATTGAAAATATTGTGGTAGCCGGGAACACCCATGCAGATGTTTGTTAAAACCCTTTCTTTTATCCGGCAGTCGAAAGTGAAGCATGCATCTGAAATCCTGCTTTTTTCAATACTAATATCACATTTATTGTCGTTTCCGTAGGTAATCATGGCGGATATACCTTCAGGCTTTGGCAGGTTGACCATGTTTGATTTTACAAGTGTTCCATTCTGTTTTATTTTGTGCGTAAACTGAATGAAGTTATTTAGCAACTCATTTTCATTACCATAAATATCCAGATGGTCGGGTTCGGCAGAGGTAACAACCGCTATATCAGGATTAAGCTGAAGAAAACTTCTGTCATATTCATCAGCTTCAACTATCATGATCCGGCAA
It encodes:
- a CDS encoding dihydroorotate dehydrogenase electron transfer subunit, giving the protein MKKRQSIVSIVSKREFPGNYILWEIRPPEKLEFIVPGQFISVLVENNPKVFLRRPFSIHQVDYHSNTIWFLMKMVGEGTRSLGSLREGDHMDILYPLGNGFSLIENANVLLVGGGYGIAPLYHLAEELIQKNTQVTFLFGAKTNTDLILKEKFEKHGKLMITTEDGSEGFKGMVISHPVLSHPENRIDFIYTCGPEAMMFAVADIALKHNIDCELSLDHVMGCGIGVCLSCVAKTVRGHETSCIHGPVYNSKDLVW
- a CDS encoding dihydroorotate dehydrogenase, whose amino-acid sequence is MVDLRVNLNGLELKNPVMTASGTCGFGEELVDFMDVSALGALVVKGTTREKREGNPYPRIAETPSGMLNTIGLQNKGIDYFVNELYPRISHLNEHIIVNVSGSVVEDYVYVCERLADLPRCTAVEVNISCPNIKEGGLAFGTSCPAAAQVTKEVRKVWKRHMMVKLSPNVTSIADVAMAVEAEGADSVSLVNTFLAMAIDAETRKPVLSTITGGLSGPAIKPIALRMVWQVHQAVKIPVVGMGGIMNARDAVEFMLAGASAVQVGTATFIDPASCIKIISGLEEYCERHGFSSVSALTGALEY
- the ftsZ gene encoding cell division protein FtsZ, which gives rise to MVKLNFDFQKDETSIIKVIGVGGGGSNAVSYMFKEGITGVEFLVCNTDNQALEKSPVAGKIQIGSKLTAGRGVGGDPEIGKRAALDDIEKIKAAIGGDTKMLFITAGMGGGTGTGAAPVIAQLSQEMGLLTVGIVTFPFQFEGPKRIKAAEEGIEELRKYVDALLIIRNEKLLEMFNGLPLTKAFSHADNVLATAAKGIAEIITVPGEMNVDFEDVKAIMKNSGTAIMGNGKAEGEDRATKAVKAALNSPLLKEKDIRGAQHILLNLSYGEEEIQVEEVTKITDYIRQEVGNEVDMKLGYCNYPALGKALSVTLIATSLEGRTKDSPKEEPVISEKPKLQETEKSEPPIDEDEDEIIILEDEEQEKKFEQLKLNFDKTPDPYIKKPKQADTQSLPDLKNPAYFEKIETIPAYLRKKVTLTDVPSADEIEISRFVLDDDAEKGPELKEENSFLSDNVD
- the ftsA gene encoding cell division protein FtsA, with protein sequence MSNREIIVGLDIGTTKIAALVGEQVDKNKLNILGYGTAPSKDAVVRGIVINIDRTVEAIRFAIERAANMANVDIKSVYVGIAGQHVKCLHHRGQITRNNAEDEISQEDIDRLMSDMHKVALDPGEEIIHVIPQDYIVDNERGIKHPIGMAGVRLEGNFHIITAQTTATKNISRCITKANLTEIDTILEPLASAEAVLFEEEKEAGVALIDIGGGTTDIAIFQDNILRHTAVIPLGGEVITNDIKIGCNVLYSQAEKLKIKFGSALANEAKQNVRISIPMLKDRPPREISSVNLAKIIQSRVEEIFDHVIFQIKSSGYEKKLQGGIVLTGGGALLKHLPQLVEYRTGIDVRLGYPAEYLAKGVIEDINSPVYSTGIGLMLFALKNAKKEVKEIEKGNQPIRRSGFSSIASKIKEWLKDGQEDFKN
- a CDS encoding UDP-N-acetylmuramate--L-alanine ligase, whose translation is MNLEKFERIYFAGIGGIGMSAMALFFLDNGKKIAGYDKTPSDITQNLEKLNVPVSYEDEISTIPEAFRQNPENTLVVYTPAIPSDSIILNYFKDHDFKVAKRAEVLGWITKDRFTIAVAGTHGKTTTSWMIAHCLRTAGIDCAALLGGISVNYKSNYLKPEREDCRIMIVEADEYDRSFLQLNPDIAVVTSAEPDHLDIYGNENELLNNFIQFTHKIKQNGTLVKSNMVNLPKPEGISAMITYGNDNKCDISIEKSRISDACFTFDCRIKERVLTNICMGVPGYHNIFNFMAAMGVLSSLTEIEEKTIKKAAESFCGVKRRFEFILKSKEIVFIDDYAHHPTELTAAIETARALYPDKKITGIFQPHLYSRTRDLATGFAQSLAWLDEVILLDIYPARESPIEGVSSYMLLEMIDNPNKMLVSKEYLPELLADFSSGVLLTLGAGDIDRLVEPIKNILQKNG